The proteins below come from a single Triticum aestivum cultivar Chinese Spring chromosome 5D, IWGSC CS RefSeq v2.1, whole genome shotgun sequence genomic window:
- the LOC123126290 gene encoding heat shock protein sti1 homolog, with translation MEYDRHDATLLSDRSFCWLCMGDGHEALRDALACREMRPGWPKACYRQGQALMLLKDYGAACDAFLDAAKLDPGSPEIESALRSGNKYRNLENENGNKYYRKQIQSKYRADTET, from the exons ATGGAGTATGACCGTCATGATGCCACCTTGTTGTCGGACAGGAGCTTTTGCTGGCTCTGCATGGGCGATGGACATGAGGCTTTGCGGGATGCTCTTGCGTGCAGAGAAATGAGGCCTGGCTGGCCAAAGGCCTGCTACCGGCAGGGCCAAGCGCTCATGTTATTGAAG GACTATGGGGCTGCATGCGATGCTTTTCTGGATGCAGCCAAGCTGGACCCAGGGAGTCCTGAGATTGAGTCTGCGTTGCG AAGCGGAAACAAATACAGAAACCTCGAAAATGAAAACGGAAACAAATACTACCGGAAACAGATACAGAGCAAATACAGAGCGGACACGGAAACATAA
- the LOC123121255 gene encoding methyl-CpG-binding domain-containing protein 9-like, giving the protein MDRPPHLDFDLNEPPPPSPPPAVHQPPPREFAAAMPIVAPPLPPPPPPQLRPPANVQAHLLLPHHARELALAYHRAESWRLAAATASAPATAGSSLEVPPPPVLQSPAFAPPPPRPAQLPPPANVQTQLLVVHQAREIVLAYHRGELWWRSAIAAATAGSSVEGLPPAPAQHPGVAGWGGNPCASCGLPELPGTTVICDACERGFHQACVHVVRRPPVGVNEGWMCPECAPGAVPLDISVRDITRQLCQLPLDNLLTTLSSEELIFSFDPRRVSVADGAHLIELATPHFEGLQLNNTTPFDGNHFIPAFSLPRCFSTRQQFPPVDQNFIADGNIDQRSNHTRGRRRDFPQKSAFRKFSEKHEFGSSSTFTEPSFFTKAKTPSPAEERNPPKPPKFLAENCNRQQHHHCVGLPVQYQDFFITNLGEIDKHASYHNCHQIWPVGFTSYWHDRVTGSLFECEVCDGGSFAPLFKVRRLPCSVFPLPEASTILSQNGATKAAETKESSSFIRDTANDMDDDIYMMVDTPSETSQDFLSIFTSDTEDQRTSSCRNDVQSSNMMSQILLSNSENVPPGKEANINDQIGEFTFEGTSPSSVWGMISSAMVEACEKMYNEHGHLVFSCTHSSENYLLNKGRGCQNFDGPYAPLTRFCSSNGPSIPRVTEKKNDVESTYTLLKNWLCHDRIGLDLEFVQEIVESLPRSRSCINYQFLCNRAEFRSSVTVASGLLLSVHKDGQSNVDTPYGRHGGVTGLHDPAQPSGSSIRKLPPGRPISHKLQPESAADVFQIWEFLGRFAEIIDLKEVPSYEQLEDELADPWPICASQKETLSKGIQECRDYSSPMNSPANASTSHSNSESGLSNNEEIVSIFIPVETSSMKEARLDKLAAQTLGRCTGTVLPGVHLALIKVLFGEVLSKLSIDPKESKPRRGRKKDTESLISTKDFNFDMLTANKLTWPELARRYMLAISSINGCMDVSDISSRERVKLFRCLHGDGGILCGAVPGVAGMEKDALLLLEAENLICSSLSSEGNKVYMMDYKYSAEVPIADNRTLPDWAEALEPVRKLPTNVGTRIRNCVYEALYRKPPEWARKILEHSISKEVYKANASGRTKKAVLSVLSEACRAIVPQKPENPRNERKTISISEIILKKCRIALRHAISSDEYKLFGDLLGTIVVNSNEYEDEGILGFSGMVPRPLDFRTIDIRLAMGAYCGSWETFFEDVQEVIRNLYAVCADRTDIVELVADFSKSFELYKTEVLDLVQRFDSYLSNENTGSEIHEELHDIVTAATKLPKAPWEVGICKVCGIDRDDHIVLLCDGCDAEYHTYCLRPPLTRIPRGNWFCPSCKLKPERSHLDQGAQDFKRQRKGAESHAFHGKPSCMLAQNKSHLDQATQDLKPQRKGPYHDMLIKLAATVAQKEYWELSTQERIDMLKFLCDEMLNTVLIREHIEKCPDKFNDLQKKFYALNYELKDLKDKEEMRTSYGEMDTLSDQISKVQESIGTVESELNMACLRRDFLGKDSLGRLYWVLGRSGKRPLLVADGSMLISNERDPPSTSDCKGWNSASVVVYESDEEIHSLVDWLREYDPREKELKRAIQQWQWQRQRQRHLHHQLGNFVLSDPPVSSKGSSNSSEQQLMELPSTKAAAILGKTCRCDCLEPIWPAQHHCTACHETYFTSTEYEDHAGKCNGHVNKDKDSSVDPSSTTESTKLKSCPYDFEQISRKFVTNDSNKEIVKDIGLIGSNGVPSFVPSRAAFIDPPVILNKNKKQDDIRNDDCISSSLEECQAMSAQNLGQEGSNSAQDCPAASTSCDENVSKSKEPAPDTDTTSCEEAASSATDKPTRLLAVNGGLVPESSLRPVTGRNSHILKQQKINLLDIEAALPEEAFRASKSQQMRRRSWRSFVKRAESISEMVLATSMLERVIKSEFLKNDWWYWSSFTVAIKTSTVSSLALRIYTLDDCIMYTKEPSTVPPADSTKVVNNGRKGKEPEPSAS; this is encoded by the exons ATGGATCGCCCGCCACATCTCGACTTCGACCTCAAcgagccgcccccgccgtcgccaccgccggcGGTTCACCAGCCGCCCCCGCGCGAGTTCGCTGCCGCCATGCCCATTGTTGCTCCtcctcttccgccgccgccgccaccacagcTCCGGCCTCCCGCCAACGTGCAGGCCCACCTGCTGCTGCCGCACCATGCCCGCGAGCTAGCGCTGGCGTACCACCGTGCGGAATCCTGGAGGCTAGCTGCTGCTACGGCCAGTGCGCCCGCGACCGCTGGTTCATCGCTGGAGGTCCCGCCGCCGCCGGTTCTCCAGTCGCCCGCTtttgctcctccgccgccgcggccagcCCAGCTCCCGCCTCCCGCCAACGTGCAGACCCAGCTGCTGGTCGTGCACCAAGCCCGCGAGATAGTGCTGGCGTACCACCGTGGGGAATTGTGGTGGAGGTCGGCCATTGCGGCCGCGACGGCAGGTTCGTCGGTGGAGGGGCTGCCTCCAGCGCCAGCGCAGCATCCGGGAGTAGCGGGGTGGGGCGGGAACCCGTGCGCGTCCTGCGGCCTCCCCGAGCTGCCGGGGACAACCGTAATCTGCGACGCCTGCGAACGTGGGTTCCACCAAGCCTGCGTCCACGTCGTGCGGCGGCCTCCGGTGGGCGTGAACGAGGGGTGGATGTGCCCGGAGTGTGCGCCAGGAGCCGTGCCGCTCGACATCTCCGTCCGAGACATCACCAGGCAGTTATGTCAGCTCCCTCTTGATAATTTACTTACG ACATTATCATCAGAAGAGTTAATATTTTCTTTTGATCCTCGCAGAGTAAGTGTTGCTGATGGAGCTCATTTGATTGAATTGGCTACTCCACATTTTGAGGGGCTGCAGTTGAATAATACAACTCCTTTTG ATGGGAATCACTTTATACCAGCATTTAGTCTTCCTCGTTGTTTTAGCACGAGACAACAATTTCCTCCTGTGGATCAAAATTTCATTGCTGATGGAAACATAGACCAGAGGTCAAATCATACACGTGGCAGGAGAAGAGATTTTCCACAAAAATCAGCATTTCGCAAGTTTTCTGAGAAGCACGAGTTTGGAAGTTCCAGCACATTTACGGAGCCATCATTTTTTACGAAAGCAAAAACCCCGAGTCCTGCAGAAGAAAGAAATCCACCAAAGCCTCCAAAATTTCTTGCGGAAAATTGCAACCGTCAACAACATCATCACTGT GTTGGCCTACCTGTTCAATATCAAGATTTCTTCATAACTAACTTGGGAGAAATCGATAAACATGCAAGCTACCACAATTGCCACCAGATATGGCCGGTGGGTTTTACATCTTACTGGCATGATAGAGTCACTGGTTCACTGTTTGAGTGTGAGGTGTGTGATGGAGGGAGTTTTGCGCCTTTGTTTAAGGTCAGAAGGTTACCATGTTCAGTGTTCCCCCTTCCAGAAGCCTCGACCATTCTCTCTCAGAATGGTGCAACAAAGGCCGCTGAAACAAAGGAAAGTAGCAGTTTTATTCGAGATACTGCTAATGATATGGATGATGATATTTATATGATGGTGGATACTCCCTCTGAGACCAGTCAAGATTTCTTATCAATTTTTACCAGTGATACGGAGGATCAAAGGACTTCTTCATGTCGCAATGATGTACAGAGCTCAAATATGATGTCACAAATACTACTATCAAATTCTGAGAATGTTCCACCAGGTAAAGAAGCCAATATTAATGACCAAATTGGTGAGTTTACATTTGAGGGAACATCGCCCTCTTCAGTATGGGGGATGATTTCTTCTGCTATGGTGGAAGCATGTGAAAAAATGTATAACGAACATGGGCATCTGGTATTCTCATGCACACACAGCAGCGAAAATTATTTATTAAACAAGGGGAGGGGATGTCAGAACTTTGATGGTCCTTACGCTCCCTTAACTAGATTTTGCTCATCCAATGGCCCCAGTATACCACGAGTTACAGAAAAGAAGAATGATGTGGAATCTACTTATACATTACTGAAGAATTGGTTATGCCATGATAGAATTGGGCTTGATTTGGAATTTGTTCAAGAAATTGTGGAGTCTCTTCCTAGATCCAGGTCTTGCATAAACTACCAGTTCTTGTGCAATAGGGCAGAATTTCGTTCTTCTGTAACAGTTGCAAGTGGTTTACTTTTATCTGTGCATAAAGATGGTCAAAGTAATGTAGATACACCATATGGTAGACATGGTGGGGTGACTGGGCTACACGATCCTGCTCAGCCCAGCGGTTCTAGCATCCGCAAGCTACCTCCGGGGCGTCCTATTAGCCATAAGCTTCAACCAGAATCGGCGGCAGATGTTTTCCAG ATATGGGAGTTCTTGGGGCGCTTTGCTGAAATCATTGATCTCAAAGAAGTGCCTTCATATGAACAATTAGAAGATGAACTTGCTGACCCATGGCCAATTTGTGCAAGTCAGAAAGAAACACTGTCAAAGGGCATTCAGGAATGTAGGGATTACTCTTCACCAATGAATTCCCCTGCAAATGCTTCTACATCACATTCAAATAGTGAGTCTGGTCTCTCTAATAATGAAGAGATTGTGTCTATATTTATTCCTGTTGAAACTTCCTCTATGAAGGAAGCTCGTCTAGATAAATTGGCAGCCCAGACACTTGGGAGGTGCACTGGTACAGTATTGCCCGGCGTTCATCTTGCActcattaaggttctttttggTGAGGTATTATCAAAGCTCAGCATTGACCCCAAAGAATCAAAACCCAGGCGCGGAAGAAAGAAGGACACTGAGAGCCTTATTTCAACAAAGGATTTTAACTTTGATATGCTAACTGCTAACAAGTTGACTTGGCCAGAGTTGGCTAGAAGGTATATGTTAGCTATTTCTTCCATAAATGGGTGCATGGATGTGTCAGATATTTCCAGTCGAGAAAGGGTGAAGTTATTCCGCTGCCTACACGGTGATGGTGGCATCCTGTGCGGAGCAGTACCTGGGGTTGCCGGCATGGAGAAGGATGCCCTG CTGCTTCTGGAGGCAGAGAATTTGATATGCAGTTCTCTATCAAGTGAAGGAAACAAGGTTTATATGATGGATTACAAGTATTCTGCTGAGGTGCCTATTGCTGATAACAGAACATTGCCAGATTGGGCAGAAGCACTAGAGCCTGTGAGAAAATTACCGACAAATGTGGGAACGAGAATTAGAAATTGTGTTTATGAAGCTTTGTACCGAAAACCACCAGAATGGGCAAGGAAAATTTTGGAACATTCGATAAGTAAAGAGGTCTACAAGGCTAATGCATCTGGACGAACCAAG aaagcTGTTTTATCTGTGTTGTCAGAGGCATGCCGTGCAATAGTGCCACAAAAGCCTGAAAACCCAAGAAATGAAAGGAAAACTATTTCCATCTCAGAGATTATCTTGAAGAAGTGTCGTATTGCCCTGCGCCATGCCATTTCCTCAGATGAATATAAGCTTTTTGGGGATCTGCTTGGAACTATTGTAGTGAACTCTAATGAGTATGAGGATGAGGGCATCCTTGGGTTTTCTGGTATGGTGCCACGCCCTTTGGACTTCCGCACAATTGATATAAGGTTGGCTATGGGAGCTTACTGTGGATCCTGGGAGACTTTTTTTGAGGATGTGCAAGAG GTAATCCGTAATCTGTATGCTGTATGTGCCGATCGAACGGATATAGTGGAACTGGTTGCAGATTTCTCTAAGAGTTTTGAATTGTATAAGACAGAG GTGCTTGACCTTGTTCAGAGATTTGATAGTTACCTCTCTAATGAGAATACTGGTTCAGAAATCCATGAGGAGCTACATGACATTGTGACTGCAGCGACCAAATTACCTAAAGCTCCATGGGAGGTGGGTATTTGCAAAGTATGTGGCATTGATAGAGATGATCACATTGTTCTCTTGTGTGATGGCTGCGACGCGGAGTACCATACTTATTGCCTGAGACCACCACTAACTCGTATACCACGAGGAAACTGGTTCTGCCCATCGTGCAAGTTAAAGCCAGAGAGATCACATCTTgaccagggtgctcaggattttaAACGACAGCGAAAAGGAGCAGAGTCTCATGCATTTCACGGCAAACCATCGTGCAtgttagctcaaaacaaatcacatCTTGACCAGGCTACTCAGGATTTGAAACCACAACGGAAAGGACCCTATCATGACATGCTTATTAAGTTAGCTGCAACAGTGGCACAAAAGGAGTACTGGGAGCTTAGCACACAAGAG AGAATAGATATGCTGAAATTTCTTTGTGATGAAATGCTCAACACAGTCCTGATAAGAGAACATATAGAAAAATGTCCAGATAAGTTCAATGATCTCCAGAAGAAGTTTTATGCTTTGAATTATGAATTGAAGGATCTTAAAGATAAGGAGGAAATGAGGACTTCATATGGTGAAATGGATACTTTATCGGACCAGATTTCAAAAGTGCAGGAGTCAATTGGCACAGTAGAGTCAGAGCTTAATATGGCATGCCTGAGAAGAGATTTTCTGGGAAAGGATTCCTTGGGTCGACTGTACTGGGTGTTAGGACGATCTGGTAAACGTCCTTTACTGGTCGCTGATGGAAGCATGCTGATAAGCAATGAGAGGGACCCACCATCCACTTCTGATTGTAAAGGGTGGAATTCTGCATCTGTCGTTGTTTATGAATCGGATGAAGAAATCCATAGCCTTGTTGACTGGCTAAGGGAATACGATCCAAGGGAGAAGGAGCTGAAACGTGCTATCCAACAGTGGcagtggcagcggcagcggcagaggcATCTTCATCACCAGCTGGGTAATTTTGTTCTCAGTGATCCTCCAGTATCATCCAAGGGGTCATCGAACAGCAGCGAGCAGCAGCTTATGGAACTTCCCAGTACCAAGGCTGCAGCAATTTTGGGGAAAACATGCCGCTGCGACTGCTTAGAGCCTATATGGCCTGCTCAACACCACTGCACAGCATGTCACGAGACTTACTTCACATCAACGGAGTATGAAGATCATGCTGGAAAGTGCAATGGACATGTTAACAAGGACAAGGATTCTTCGGTTGATCCTAGCTCCACCACTGAGTCCACAAAACTCAAGTCATGCCCATATGACTTTGAACAGATTAGCAGAAAATTTGTCACCAATGATTCAAACAAGGAGATAGTGAAGGATATTGGACTCATTGGATCAAACGGAGTTCCGTCTTTTGTCCCTTCACGTGCAGCTTTTATTGATCCTCCAGTCATTCTGAATAAAAACAAAAAGCAAGATGACATCCGAAATGATGATTGTATTTCCAGCTCCTTAGAGGAATGCCAGGCAATGTCTGCACAAAATTTAGGGCAGGAGGGGTCCAATTCTGCTCAAGATTGTCCTGCAGCTAGTACTTCCTGTGATGAAAATGTGTCAAAAAGTAAGGAGCCAGCCCCTGATACTGATACTACTTCCTGTGAGGAAGCAGCATCTTCTGCAACAGACAAGCCAACAAGATTGCTGGCTGTTAACGGTGGCTTGGTTCCGGAGTCATCATTGAGACCTGTTACAGGAAGAAACTCCCATATCCTAAAGCAACAGAAGATCAATTTGCTTGATATAGAAGCAGCCTTGCCTGAGGAAGCTTTCAGAGCCTCAAAGTCTCAACAAATGAGAAGGCGTTCATGGCGTTCTTTTGTGAAGCGTGCAGAATCAATATCCGAG ATGGTACTGGCGACCAGCATGTTGGAGAGAGTGATAAAATCCGAGTTCTTGAAAAATGATTGGTGGTACTGGTCCTCCTTCACAGTAGCTATCAAGACCTCAACTGTATCCTCACTCGCTCTCAGGATCTACACTCTCGACGACTGTATCATGTACACCAAGGAGCCAAGCACCGTGCCGCCGGCTGACAGTACAAAAGTTGTGAACAACGGGAGGAAGGGGAAAGAGCCAGAACCGTCAGCGTCGTAA